The following proteins are encoded in a genomic region of [Eubacterium] hominis:
- a CDS encoding phospho-sugar mutase: MYKDVYEKWLHHPNLDPSYKEVLENMDEKEKSDAFYTTIEFGTAGMRGLLGPGTNRINIHTIRKANVGFAEYIVAHGKEAMERGVAIGYDNRHMSYEFAMDSAKVLATFNIRSYVFESLRPTPELSFAVRHFNCFGGIMVTASHNPKEYNGYKLYDEKGCQLVPALAQQVIDRVNAVEDELAITANPSADQEKLITVIGKDVDEEYYENVLSIQLNPNVNKDNVKIIFTPEHGTANIPVKEVYTRAGYHFVAVEEQCTPDPDFSNTPTPNPEEKGAYDLALEYAKREDADIILVCDPDADRMGVGVKHEGEWHLLTGNQSGAVLIEYIFSQLIDKDRMPNNPVMFNTVVTGDLGEKIADKYGVATEKTLTGFKFIGEKVAKYEKTNEKQYVFGYEESYGSLIKPFVRDKDAPQACLMLAEAACYYKEKGKTLVDVLYDLYAELGYYEESQTSLKLAGQEGAARIQEILATLRTSDVEAINGVKVTRFEDYKECRIVEDGKESELTGFTKSDVLKYYLEDGSWIAIRPSGTEPKCKFYYCVKGTSLEDAHSKTLAYQKAMDEMIK; the protein is encoded by the coding sequence ATGTACAAAGATGTTTACGAAAAATGGTTACATCATCCTAACCTTGATCCTTCTTATAAAGAAGTATTAGAAAACATGGATGAAAAAGAAAAATCAGATGCTTTTTATACGACCATCGAGTTTGGTACCGCAGGAATGAGGGGACTATTAGGACCTGGTACTAACCGTATCAATATTCACACGATTCGTAAAGCAAATGTTGGATTTGCTGAATATATCGTAGCACATGGTAAAGAAGCTATGGAACGTGGTGTGGCAATCGGTTATGATAATCGTCATATGTCATATGAATTCGCTATGGATTCTGCGAAGGTATTAGCAACTTTCAATATTAGAAGCTATGTATTTGAGAGTTTACGACCAACTCCTGAATTAAGCTTTGCAGTACGTCATTTTAATTGCTTTGGTGGTATTATGGTTACGGCATCACACAACCCTAAAGAATATAATGGATACAAATTATATGATGAAAAAGGTTGTCAGTTAGTTCCAGCACTTGCACAACAGGTTATTGATCGTGTTAATGCAGTAGAAGATGAACTTGCAATTACCGCAAATCCATCTGCAGATCAGGAAAAACTGATTACTGTCATTGGAAAAGATGTTGATGAAGAGTACTATGAAAATGTATTGAGTATTCAGTTGAACCCAAATGTTAATAAAGATAATGTAAAAATCATCTTTACACCAGAACATGGTACAGCAAATATTCCTGTAAAAGAAGTGTATACAAGAGCTGGATATCACTTTGTTGCAGTTGAAGAACAATGTACACCAGATCCAGATTTTTCAAATACACCAACACCAAACCCTGAAGAAAAAGGCGCATATGATTTAGCATTGGAATATGCAAAACGTGAAGACGCTGATATTATTCTGGTATGTGATCCAGATGCTGACCGAATGGGTGTAGGCGTAAAACATGAAGGTGAATGGCACTTATTAACTGGTAACCAGAGTGGTGCTGTATTGATTGAATATATTTTCTCTCAATTGATTGATAAAGACCGTATGCCAAATAATCCAGTTATGTTTAATACTGTTGTCACTGGTGATTTAGGAGAAAAAATCGCAGATAAATATGGTGTAGCTACAGAAAAAACATTGACAGGATTTAAATTTATCGGTGAAAAAGTTGCAAAATACGAAAAAACAAATGAAAAACAATATGTTTTTGGATATGAAGAAAGCTATGGTTCTTTAATCAAACCATTCGTACGTGATAAAGATGCACCACAGGCCTGCCTGATGCTTGCAGAAGCAGCTTGCTACTACAAAGAAAAAGGAAAAACATTAGTAGATGTTCTTTATGATTTGTATGCAGAACTTGGTTATTATGAAGAAAGTCAGACTTCTTTGAAACTTGCTGGACAAGAAGGTGCTGCCCGCATTCAGGAAATCTTAGCAACACTTCGTACAAGCGATGTGGAAGCTATCAATGGTGTAAAAGTTACACGTTTTGAAGACTATAAAGAATGTCGTATCGTTGAAGATGGTAAAGAAAGTGAATTAACTGGATTTACAAAATCTGATGTATTGAAATACTATCTGGAAGATGGAAGCTGGATTGCGATTCGTCCAAGTGGAACAGAACCAAAATGTAAATTCTATTACTGTGTAAAAGGAACTTCATTAGAAGATGCACACAGCAAAACGCTTGCTTATCAGAAAGCAATGGATGAAATGATCAAATAA
- a CDS encoding nucleotidyl transferase AbiEii/AbiGii toxin family protein → MILWYLPMDKQKLRYHLMKIAKEQNINYNTLLLFFFMEEFIKRISLSDYQNYFVFKGGFLLSSILGLSTRTTTDIDFNIQKIPLNHENIRSIVENIIAHVNDQDVTYEIMDISDIKKIEDYEGFHVTFIAKMFNIKERFSIDIATGDPITPDKISYSYVTLIDHMVIDIPAYNLETILAEKLHAIYNNGIMNSRCKDFYDIHIILTTRKKDINHHHLFDAVQKTFHHRKTNFDKSDMEKTLSEIRKNELMNQRWRNYSKKHTYAKNLSFKEMLDDIDQLLALMLEGDYVM, encoded by the coding sequence ATGATCTTATGGTACTTGCCAATGGATAAGCAAAAACTACGCTATCATCTAATGAAAATAGCCAAGGAACAAAATATTAATTACAATACATTATTGTTATTCTTTTTCATGGAAGAATTTATAAAAAGAATTTCATTAAGTGACTATCAGAATTATTTTGTGTTTAAAGGCGGCTTTTTACTTTCTTCTATTTTAGGATTAAGTACACGAACAACTACAGATATAGATTTTAATATCCAGAAAATTCCTTTGAATCATGAAAATATTAGATCCATTGTTGAAAATATTATTGCACATGTAAATGACCAAGATGTTACATATGAAATTATGGATATTAGTGATATAAAAAAGATAGAGGACTATGAAGGATTTCATGTTACTTTTATTGCGAAAATGTTTAATATCAAAGAAAGATTTTCTATTGATATAGCTACTGGTGATCCTATTACACCGGATAAAATATCATATTCCTATGTGACTTTGATTGATCATATGGTGATCGATATACCAGCATATAATCTAGAAACGATATTAGCTGAAAAATTGCATGCGATATATAATAATGGCATAATGAATAGCAGATGTAAAGATTTTTATGATATCCATATCATCCTAACAACTCGTAAAAAAGACATAAATCATCATCACCTTTTTGATGCAGTACAAAAGACATTCCATCACAGAAAAACAAATTTTGATAAAAGCGATATGGAAAAAACTTTATCAGAAATAAGGAAGAATGAGCTTATGAATCAACGATGGCGAAATTACTCAAAGAAACATACATATGCGAAGAATCTTTCGTTTAAAGAAATGTTGGACGATATTGATCAACTATTAGCATTAATGTTAGAAGGGGATTATGTAATGTAG
- a CDS encoding type IV toxin-antitoxin system AbiEi family antitoxin domain-containing protein, producing the protein MKNNGILTTRECKKMNIPFIYISRMIKEKKLEKIDRGIYISNDGDLDDYYFFQNKYKKSIYSYQSALYLHKITDRIPYKIEVTMYKGYNPHSMKKNDIEIHFVDKKYFYLGLTEVETAYGNKVRVYDKERTICDLIKHRNDIDEEIFRKAIYMYLACNDKNLSNLYEYANIMKIQKKLDDLMVLANG; encoded by the coding sequence ATGAAAAATAATGGTATATTGACCACACGAGAGTGCAAAAAAATGAATATTCCTTTTATATATATTTCAAGAATGATAAAAGAAAAAAAGTTGGAAAAAATCGATCGAGGTATTTATATTTCCAATGATGGAGATTTAGATGATTATTATTTTTTTCAAAATAAGTATAAAAAGAGTATCTACTCATATCAATCAGCTTTATATCTTCATAAAATAACTGATCGCATTCCATACAAAATTGAGGTTACAATGTATAAAGGATATAATCCTCATAGTATGAAAAAGAATGATATTGAAATACACTTCGTTGATAAGAAATATTTTTATTTAGGCTTAACAGAAGTAGAAACGGCTTATGGAAATAAAGTAAGAGTCTACGATAAAGAACGTACGATTTGTGATTTGATAAAACATAGGAATGATATTGATGAAGAAATATTTCGGAAGGCCATCTATATGTATTTAGCTTGCAATGATAAGAATTTAAGTAACTTGTATGAATACGCAAATATTATGAAAATACAGAAGAAATTAGATGATCTTATGGTACTTGCCAATGGATAA
- a CDS encoding heparinase II/III family protein, with the protein MLTKMKKWMCLGFSFLLICFSVLGSTNILAQEKKNYIANPEFQDVDGNSQFDSWNYWSSGGSGRAQSSADQGILTISASGENLVLNQILSNVTAENSYHFHATLKTEKFTHGAAIIRYQFLNKSNQSLSTTEIVKVMNNQDWKDIGQDITIPKSVDNSKFTDTLVAKVKLEIMVSSPTTGVMHVKNLRLEDSIQPAQDNLLINPTYQDTNQDGKIDHWNYWPATGDYKVAAKQGILTMQTNNTNITLHQSVMLSSEQLNKKYHFEGDIASEDLKSGTASYRIRIVDCSNRSLMVLDTNMKIKDTTDWQHVQLDFDVPDTLNGSTVAGIKLEHIVSKSTGTAYFKNIKVSCIGEMDKHEEGDPMNSLIFNGGYEKVNGTMPESWSLWKSSGGLNVESDEHVFKNGYRSVHIHDVSSTTPSRGTIYQSISPVSDEIQMHALKISQWIKTKDFTGKGLSIRLQYVAENGSIPTMYTQILPVSNTQDWTQYTYTIDLPPLPLKSIKLEYLYDESNGDVWIDDTLVNGYMKAENIEITPASCIMNVNDTLQLSADITPKQATISTLTFESSDTSIVSVDDQGLLHALKNGMAVICVKHVDGIEKEIAVVVNPQGKENAPIHFTTKMNTMITKKLPANAELLASPSHGTVILDHDQMSYYPEKDYTGSDAFTFVLKSEDGSVALQPVNVDVTAVNEAPQMEKLILQMNMNEPVSGKFQAMDKEHDSLSYTLLQPGSHGTFDIHDDTYTYTPEKDYHGYDHAMIQVKDTYGNITNSEVIIYIANTPQALIQSVKDEHPRLLATANDFDHIRTNIQKDTNAKAWYQDVLHTVDPLLEKPVVPYQLSDGVRLDTQGSKDVVNLAFVWQITHDEAYAKRAWKELDSLCRQYPDWHPDHLLDTAMTANGVAIAYDWLYDYLNEEQRNEVSKALYEKGLQVALSEYNANHRFVTDGYNWNFVCNSGFATSALALAHHENPDYRNLSGIILQKAYRSIQYGLPQYAPQGDSQEGISYWDYGTRYLVSFLSCISSATGENEFLATPGLKETALFPIYMSGKAGTYNYSDNDMMDAAGYLNLWFAKIYNEPSYTWYHKYYMEQNPHSANIYDLLYYDPSLYQGETPVQLDKQYDAQSIITMRHDFTDPDSSFLGFKGGYNGAPHGDLDIGSFVYDVDGERWALDFGKENYNLPGYWDMNQEGLRWQYYRKNALGHNTLVIHPENGANQSLQVKSNVIESQLNEQNGGYGILDMSDAYQKYAVDVKRGFAYFHRNEVLIRDEFTLKHKDDIYWQMHTDADVTIAEDGQSVILSKNGKQVKLMLIDEQHLGQRFEVMDAKAYPGITTAPNQSENTGVHKLFIHSIAKKGTFNVWIMPLNQDNQDMPEILPLSKWHQYDFKGTKKPDATPDDESNTPVVKPDHPDTTPDANTPSDTINTNHSQQNIHNKVDTSDHTHIDRIVLLFSASVVLLGYILYRKKAMKK; encoded by the coding sequence ATGTTAACAAAAATGAAAAAATGGATGTGTCTTGGATTTTCCTTTCTGTTGATTTGTTTCTCTGTCTTAGGCAGTACAAACATATTGGCGCAAGAAAAGAAAAACTACATCGCTAACCCAGAATTTCAGGATGTGGATGGAAATTCGCAATTTGATTCCTGGAATTACTGGAGCTCTGGGGGATCAGGCCGTGCGCAAAGCAGTGCTGATCAGGGTATTTTAACAATCAGTGCTAGTGGAGAGAATCTTGTTTTAAATCAGATATTATCGAATGTAACAGCAGAAAACAGCTATCATTTTCATGCCACATTAAAAACAGAAAAATTCACTCATGGAGCCGCAATCATTCGTTATCAATTTTTAAACAAATCCAACCAATCTTTATCAACAACAGAAATTGTAAAAGTCATGAACAATCAGGATTGGAAGGATATTGGTCAGGATATCACGATTCCAAAATCTGTGGATAATTCAAAATTCACGGATACGCTTGTCGCAAAAGTAAAACTAGAAATCATGGTATCATCGCCAACGACTGGCGTTATGCATGTAAAAAATCTTCGATTAGAAGATTCCATACAGCCAGCGCAAGATAACCTTTTGATAAATCCTACTTATCAGGATACCAATCAAGATGGTAAAATTGATCATTGGAATTACTGGCCTGCGACTGGTGATTATAAAGTAGCAGCAAAACAAGGTATCTTGACAATGCAAACGAATAATACAAATATTACATTGCATCAAAGCGTCATGCTTTCTTCAGAACAATTAAACAAAAAATATCATTTTGAAGGTGATATCGCTTCTGAAGATCTAAAAAGCGGTACAGCATCTTATCGTATCCGGATTGTAGATTGTTCTAATCGCAGCCTTATGGTGCTAGATACAAATATGAAAATAAAAGACACCACAGACTGGCAGCACGTTCAACTTGATTTTGATGTACCAGATACGCTAAATGGCTCTACCGTTGCGGGTATCAAGCTGGAGCATATCGTATCTAAATCTACTGGGACTGCCTATTTCAAAAATATAAAAGTATCATGCATTGGTGAAATGGATAAACATGAAGAAGGCGATCCTATGAATAGTCTTATATTCAATGGTGGATATGAGAAAGTGAATGGAACAATGCCTGAAAGCTGGAGCTTATGGAAAAGCAGCGGTGGTCTAAATGTGGAAAGTGATGAACATGTATTTAAAAATGGTTATCGCAGTGTACATATTCATGATGTTTCTTCTACCACACCATCAAGAGGAACGATTTACCAAAGTATTTCCCCAGTTTCTGATGAGATACAAATGCATGCTTTAAAAATATCTCAATGGATAAAAACAAAAGATTTTACTGGAAAAGGTTTATCTATTCGTTTACAATATGTCGCAGAAAATGGCAGTATACCAACCATGTATACGCAAATACTTCCTGTATCCAATACACAGGACTGGACACAGTATACGTATACAATTGATCTGCCGCCATTACCATTAAAAAGTATAAAACTGGAATATTTATATGATGAATCAAATGGTGATGTCTGGATTGATGATACATTAGTAAATGGATATATGAAAGCTGAAAACATTGAAATCACGCCTGCTTCCTGTATCATGAACGTTAATGATACGTTACAATTATCCGCTGATATTACACCAAAACAAGCAACCATATCTACACTGACTTTTGAAAGCAGTGATACATCGATTGTTTCTGTTGATGATCAGGGGCTGTTACATGCTTTGAAAAATGGAATGGCTGTTATTTGTGTGAAGCATGTAGATGGTATTGAAAAGGAAATCGCGGTAGTGGTAAATCCACAGGGAAAAGAGAATGCTCCCATCCATTTCACTACTAAAATGAATACCATGATTACAAAGAAATTACCGGCAAATGCTGAACTGCTTGCTTCCCCATCTCATGGCACGGTAATATTAGATCATGATCAAATGTCTTATTATCCTGAAAAAGATTATACAGGATCAGATGCTTTTACATTCGTCTTAAAATCAGAAGATGGTTCTGTTGCTTTACAGCCTGTAAATGTTGATGTCACTGCAGTCAATGAAGCTCCGCAAATGGAGAAACTCATTCTTCAGATGAATATGAATGAGCCGGTATCTGGTAAATTTCAGGCGATGGACAAGGAGCATGATTCTTTAAGTTATACGTTATTACAACCTGGATCTCATGGTACATTTGACATTCATGATGACACGTATACTTATACACCAGAAAAAGATTATCATGGATATGATCATGCAATGATTCAGGTAAAGGATACTTATGGCAATATTACAAACAGTGAAGTTATAATCTATATTGCTAACACACCTCAAGCACTCATCCAATCTGTAAAAGATGAGCATCCTCGACTTTTAGCTACTGCAAATGATTTTGATCATATCCGCACAAACATCCAAAAGGATACAAATGCCAAAGCATGGTATCAGGATGTATTACATACTGTTGATCCTTTACTAGAAAAACCGGTTGTTCCTTATCAGTTAAGTGATGGGGTGCGTTTGGATACACAGGGGTCTAAAGATGTTGTAAATCTTGCCTTTGTATGGCAAATCACACATGATGAAGCATATGCCAAACGCGCATGGAAAGAACTGGATTCCTTATGTCGTCAATATCCAGACTGGCATCCTGATCACTTATTAGATACAGCTATGACAGCAAATGGTGTAGCGATCGCCTATGACTGGCTATATGATTATTTAAATGAGGAGCAACGTAATGAAGTATCAAAAGCATTATATGAAAAAGGACTACAGGTTGCCTTGAGCGAATATAATGCAAATCATCGTTTTGTGACTGATGGATATAACTGGAATTTTGTCTGTAATTCTGGTTTTGCGACAAGTGCTCTTGCATTAGCGCATCATGAAAATCCTGATTATCGTAACTTATCTGGTATCATTCTTCAAAAAGCCTATCGTTCCATTCAATACGGACTTCCTCAATATGCACCTCAAGGAGATTCTCAGGAAGGTATTTCTTATTGGGATTATGGCACTAGATATCTAGTATCCTTCTTATCCTGTATCAGCTCAGCAACAGGTGAAAATGAATTTTTAGCTACACCTGGATTAAAAGAAACAGCATTATTTCCTATCTATATGAGTGGAAAAGCAGGTACCTACAATTATTCTGATAATGATATGATGGATGCTGCCGGTTACTTAAATCTATGGTTCGCAAAGATTTACAATGAGCCATCTTATACTTGGTATCATAAATACTATATGGAACAAAATCCACACAGTGCCAATATCTATGATTTACTATATTATGATCCATCCCTGTATCAGGGAGAAACACCCGTTCAATTAGACAAGCAATATGATGCACAATCCATCATCACAATGCGCCATGATTTCACAGATCCTGATTCTTCCTTTTTAGGTTTTAAAGGTGGATATAATGGTGCACCACATGGTGATTTAGATATTGGAAGCTTTGTCTATGATGTTGATGGTGAACGCTGGGCATTAGATTTTGGAAAAGAGAATTATAATCTACCCGGTTATTGGGATATGAATCAAGAAGGACTTCGCTGGCAATATTATCGTAAGAATGCCTTAGGACATAATACGCTGGTAATTCATCCTGAAAATGGCGCAAATCAAAGCTTACAGGTAAAATCTAACGTCATAGAAAGTCAGTTGAATGAACAAAATGGTGGATATGGTATCCTTGATATGAGTGATGCTTATCAAAAATATGCCGTTGATGTAAAACGTGGTTTTGCTTATTTTCATCGAAATGAAGTTTTGATTCGTGATGAATTTACTTTAAAGCATAAAGATGATATCTATTGGCAAATGCACACCGATGCAGATGTTACAATTGCAGAAGATGGACAAAGTGTTATCTTAAGCAAAAATGGAAAGCAGGTCAAACTGATGTTAATAGATGAACAACATCTTGGACAACGTTTTGAAGTCATGGATGCGAAAGCTTATCCGGGTATCACAACTGCACCTAATCAAAGTGAAAATACCGGTGTACACAAACTGTTTATTCATTCTATTGCTAAAAAAGGGACTTTCAATGTATGGATCATGCCTTTGAATCAAGATAATCAGGATATGCCAGAAATTCTTCCATTATCCAAATGGCATCAATATGATTTTAAAGGTACGAAAAAACCTGATGCAACTCCTGATGATGAAAGCAACACACCTGTTGTAAAACCAGATCATCCAGATACTACACCTGATGCTAATACTCCTTCAGACACTATAAATACAAATCATTCTCAACAAAATATCCACAACAAAGTTGATACCAGCGATCATACCCATATAGATCGCATAGTATTATTATTTAGCGCATCTGTTGTATTATTAGGCTATATTCTGTATCGTAAAAAAGCAATGAAGAAGTAA
- a CDS encoding diguanylate cyclase — protein MKQKQTLRFFIALFIVFAFAEIFFFYQYAKDVYRISEDSNEERLKESANQHVELILHGLEDDSNHLKDIADNLTWSDTLTCEENIQYLDSVVKKQEEEILRLAIDLPNKMTYTSDGHILKINDSEYLDEVMQGKIVHTKIEKTQVEAGISYSTIIPIYKDNQVIAGLRCVYQPAHLSKMLNSSIFQGKSYFNVMNGDGLFLYQAKHEKQLFQDEMIQDTLNAAHFLKGASYEQFLADIKAQKSGFVNISLNDKEHELYYAPIGIQNWYIVSELPKELVSAYSSDIQKEALILFGKVGACFIALSAVFFYSRYRSNNQLKKSNRYFHYVMNKVPSPITIMDKDKNITFMNEAALHMIQKDLKEVVGKPCSIWKTQNCHTQNCAVCRLLHHKNPISSFIRDDCTYMVNSSLLQNEKNETIGFIETFQNISEVIEKEKELATLIDNIPGGVLLCDDDADCTIQVMSDRFLEIVGYTQEEIRKDFHQSLSAMIREDDKEAFYQLKQHVLTQKQTHFETHYHLKTKNKGYVSIYHCGELIKYHQKEKFCNVLIDVTEQEKIRKQLDEKNLELRYISENMNGMMLVTKFDDRFKILYTNAVFKDTFELDDERIAQGVHLLDFVPIQVNDKLKDEIHRQLDYKETIDVQYRMISKNQLIWVSSKGKHIKEQYKDLQDGIIWICMDISKEKKQNEEIRINAERYRIAVSNTNSIVFDYLIKEHCIKHDNDMIEDKYHIPKCIEGIPQDIQKFSMIHEDDRGVVMDCFYKVELGEKQAYCEFRLQKAGYRNRWFSLKLVTIFDDHHDPRKAVGILHDISEQKELEQFADKESTLRATILKDAIDFYVINLSRNKFVEGHERWKQDMLIPSDDFDAVNSWIESEYVHPDDAAAFAKVVDRKRLLEHFEQGLLRERITYRRRINRQSSSYIWVNTIIHLLQSKESHDILAICNIQNVTEEKEKEVRLIDQAQKDLLSGMFNKVTTQQMIAQYLNEHPDTSCAFFLIDIDNFKHVNDTLGHAMGDEVIHEISQRILTLFRSEDIAGRVGGDEFVVFMKHTTREIAEKKAEMLCEHLRMKVKGENQIVHISATIGISLAPLHGIDFTSLYQHGDEALYQVKKRGKNNYGFYGE, from the coding sequence GTGAAACAGAAACAAACATTAAGATTTTTTATCGCCTTATTCATTGTTTTCGCTTTCGCTGAAATCTTCTTTTTTTACCAGTATGCTAAAGACGTTTATCGCATTAGTGAGGATTCCAATGAAGAACGTTTAAAGGAGTCTGCCAATCAGCATGTGGAACTAATTTTGCATGGGTTAGAAGATGATAGCAATCATTTAAAAGATATAGCGGACAATCTGACATGGAGTGACACATTAACATGCGAAGAAAATATACAGTATTTAGACTCGGTTGTAAAAAAGCAGGAAGAAGAAATTTTGAGATTAGCTATTGATTTACCAAATAAGATGACATATACCAGTGATGGTCATATATTAAAAATAAATGATTCAGAATATCTGGATGAGGTTATGCAGGGGAAAATCGTACATACGAAAATTGAAAAAACACAGGTGGAAGCTGGTATTTCTTATAGTACCATTATCCCGATTTATAAGGATAATCAGGTGATCGCAGGCTTGCGCTGTGTTTATCAGCCAGCTCATTTATCAAAAATGTTAAATAGCTCTATCTTTCAGGGAAAAAGCTATTTTAATGTAATGAACGGGGATGGTCTTTTCTTGTACCAGGCCAAACATGAAAAACAGCTGTTTCAGGATGAAATGATTCAGGACACACTAAACGCTGCCCATTTTTTGAAAGGCGCAAGCTATGAGCAATTTCTTGCGGATATCAAGGCACAGAAAAGTGGCTTTGTGAACATATCATTAAATGATAAAGAACATGAATTATACTATGCACCGATTGGTATCCAGAACTGGTATATTGTTAGTGAACTGCCAAAAGAACTGGTATCTGCATATTCTTCTGATATTCAAAAAGAAGCATTAATTTTATTTGGCAAGGTAGGCGCATGTTTTATCGCCTTAAGTGCTGTATTTTTCTATAGTCGTTACCGCAGTAACAATCAGCTTAAGAAAAGCAATCGCTATTTTCACTATGTCATGAATAAGGTGCCATCACCAATTACGATTATGGATAAAGATAAAAATATTACCTTTATGAACGAGGCAGCATTACATATGATACAAAAAGACTTAAAAGAGGTGGTTGGTAAACCATGTTCTATCTGGAAAACCCAAAACTGCCATACCCAGAACTGTGCTGTGTGTCGTCTGTTGCATCATAAAAATCCAATCAGCTCTTTTATCAGGGATGATTGTACCTACATGGTAAATTCTTCGCTCTTACAAAATGAAAAAAACGAAACGATTGGATTCATAGAAACCTTCCAGAATATCTCAGAAGTCATAGAGAAGGAAAAAGAACTTGCGACACTAATTGATAATATACCAGGTGGTGTGTTGTTGTGTGATGATGATGCAGACTGTACGATACAGGTAATGAGTGATCGTTTCCTTGAAATTGTTGGATATACACAAGAAGAAATCAGAAAGGATTTCCATCAATCATTATCCGCTATGATCAGAGAGGATGATAAGGAAGCTTTCTATCAACTGAAACAACATGTACTTACACAAAAACAGACTCACTTTGAAACTCATTACCATCTTAAAACCAAAAATAAAGGATATGTCAGTATTTATCATTGTGGGGAATTGATCAAATACCATCAGAAGGAGAAATTCTGTAACGTATTAATTGATGTTACAGAACAGGAAAAGATACGAAAACAATTAGATGAAAAGAATCTGGAATTGCGTTATATTTCTGAGAATATGAATGGTATGATGCTGGTGACAAAGTTTGATGATCGGTTTAAAATTCTATATACGAATGCTGTGTTTAAGGATACATTTGAATTAGATGATGAAAGAATTGCACAGGGTGTTCATTTATTAGACTTTGTGCCAATTCAGGTAAATGATAAGCTGAAAGATGAAATACATCGTCAGTTAGATTATAAAGAAACCATTGATGTACAATATCGCATGATTAGTAAAAACCAGTTGATCTGGGTATCCAGCAAAGGAAAACACATCAAGGAGCAATATAAAGATTTACAGGATGGGATTATCTGGATCTGTATGGATATCAGTAAAGAAAAGAAACAGAATGAAGAAATCAGAATTAACGCAGAACGTTATCGAATCGCAGTATCCAATACGAATAGTATTGTATTTGATTATCTGATCAAGGAGCATTGTATCAAGCATGATAATGATATGATTGAAGATAAGTATCATATACCAAAATGTATTGAGGGTATACCACAGGATATACAGAAATTTTCCATGATCCATGAAGATGATCGTGGCGTTGTTATGGATTGTTTCTATAAGGTTGAATTAGGAGAAAAACAGGCATATTGTGAATTCCGTTTACAAAAGGCAGGATATCGCAATCGCTGGTTCTCCTTGAAACTAGTAACGATATTCGATGATCATCATGATCCAAGAAAAGCAGTTGGTATCCTGCATGATATCAGTGAACAAAAAGAGCTGGAGCAATTCGCAGATAAAGAATCTACATTAAGGGCAACCATCTTAAAAGATGCAATAGATTTCTATGTCATCAATCTGTCCAGAAATAAATTTGTGGAAGGGCATGAACGCTGGAAACAGGATATGTTAATACCAAGTGATGATTTTGATGCAGTCAACAGCTGGATTGAATCAGAATATGTCCACCCAGATGATGCTGCCGCTTTTGCGAAAGTTGTGGATCGAAAACGTCTGTTAGAACATTTTGAACAGGGATTATTAAGAGAGCGTATTACTTATCGACGCCGAATCAATCGACAGTCCTCCAGTTATATCTGGGTAAATACGATTATTCACTTATTACAGTCAAAAGAAAGTCATGATATTCTAGCGATTTGTAATATACAAAATGTTACGGAGGAAAAGGAAAAAGAAGTACGATTGATTGATCAGGCACAAAAAGATTTATTGTCAGGTATGTTTAATAAGGTTACCACACAACAAATGATTGCACAGTATCTAAATGAGCATCCCGATACATCATGCGCATTCTTCTTAATTGATATTGATAACTTTAAACATGTCAACGATACCTTGGGACATGCGATGGGAGATGAAGTAATTCATGAAATCAGTCAGCGTATTTTAACTTTATTCCGTTCTGAAGATATCGCTGGAAGAGTCGGTGGAGATGAGTTTGTGGTCTTTATGAAGCACACAACAAGAGAAATTGCGGAAAAGAAAGCAGAAATGCTATGTGAACATCTGCGTATGAAGGTAAAAGGAGAAAATCAAATTGTACATATCTCTGCGACGATTGGTATTTCGCTGGCACCCCTACATGGCATAGATTTTACATCTTTGTATCAGCATGGAGATGAGGCGTTATATCAAGTAAAGAAACGTGGAAAAAACAATTATGGTTTTTATGGCGAATAG